In Pseudomonas fluorescens, the following are encoded in one genomic region:
- a CDS encoding valine--tRNA ligase: MDKTYQPHAIETSWYNTWESENYFAPQGAGESYTIMIPPPNVTGSLHMGHGFNNAIMDALIRFRRMQGRNTLWQPGTDHAGIATQMLVERQLEAKGQSRHDLGREKFLEKVWEWKDESGGNISRQIRRLGSSVDWSRERFTMDDGLSEAVKEAFVRLHEDGLIYRGKRLVNWDTKLHTAISDLEVENHDEKGFLWNLKYPLADGAKTAEGNDFLIVATTRPETMLGDSAVAVNPNDERYKALIGKFVELPLVGRRIPIVADDYCDPEFGTGCVKITPAHDFNDYEVGKRHNLPLLNIFDKNAAVLPACQVFNLDGTLNETIDGKIPAEYAGLDRFEARKQIVAAFDAAGLLVSVDDHALKVPKGDRSGTVIEPWLTDQWYVSTKPLAEPAIAAVEDGRIQFVPKQYENMYFSWMRDIQDWCISRQLWWGHRIPAWYDESGKVYVGRDEAEVRAKHNLGPDVALQQDNDVLDTWFSSGLWTFSTLGWPEKTEFLKKFHSTDVLVTGFDIIFFWVARMIMLTMHLVKNEDGTPQVPFKTVYVHGLVRDGQGQKMSKSKGNVLDPLDIIDGIELEALVQKRTSGMMQPKLAKKIEKQTRDEFAEGIASYGTDALRFTFCSLASTGRDIKFDMGRVEGYRNFCNKIWNAARYVLDKGEDCGQNGEAFELSLADRWIISQLQRTEAEVTRQLDQFRFDLAAQALYEFIWNQYCDWYLELSKPVLWDENAPIERQRGTRRTLVRVLEVALRLAHPFMPFITEEIWQRIAPLAGIDGKTIMLQPWPVANETRIDQAAEDDIEWLKGLMLGTRNIRGEMNIGPGKPLPLFLKNVSAEDQRRLTENEALLKKLARLESITVLAAGEEAPLSATALVGEMEVLVPMAGLIDKGAELARLDKEIQRLQGEVQRVGGKLSNAGFVDKAPAEVIEKERAKLAEAEQALGKLAEQHARIASL, translated from the coding sequence ATGGATAAGACCTACCAGCCGCACGCCATTGAAACTTCCTGGTACAACACCTGGGAGTCAGAGAATTACTTCGCCCCGCAAGGCGCGGGCGAGTCCTACACCATCATGATCCCGCCGCCGAACGTCACCGGCAGCCTGCACATGGGTCACGGCTTCAACAACGCGATCATGGACGCCCTGATCCGCTTCCGCCGCATGCAGGGTCGCAACACCTTGTGGCAGCCGGGTACCGACCACGCCGGTATCGCCACGCAGATGCTGGTAGAGCGTCAGCTCGAAGCCAAGGGCCAGAGCCGCCATGACCTGGGCCGCGAGAAATTCCTCGAGAAAGTCTGGGAGTGGAAGGATGAGTCCGGCGGCAACATCAGCCGTCAGATCCGCCGCCTCGGTTCGTCCGTAGATTGGAGCCGCGAGCGCTTCACCATGGACGACGGTCTCTCTGAAGCCGTTAAGGAAGCATTCGTCCGTTTGCACGAAGACGGCCTGATCTACCGCGGCAAGCGCCTGGTCAACTGGGACACCAAGCTGCACACGGCGATTTCCGACCTCGAAGTGGAGAACCACGACGAGAAAGGTTTCCTGTGGAACCTGAAATACCCACTGGCCGACGGCGCCAAGACCGCTGAAGGCAACGATTTCCTGATCGTCGCGACCACTCGCCCGGAAACCATGCTCGGCGACTCCGCCGTGGCCGTTAACCCGAACGATGAACGCTACAAAGCCCTGATCGGCAAATTTGTCGAACTGCCACTGGTTGGCCGCCGCATCCCGATCGTCGCCGACGATTACTGCGACCCTGAATTCGGCACCGGCTGCGTGAAAATCACCCCGGCCCACGACTTCAACGACTATGAAGTCGGCAAGCGTCACAACCTGCCGCTGCTGAACATCTTCGACAAGAACGCAGCGGTCCTGCCGGCCTGCCAGGTGTTCAACCTCGACGGCACGCTGAACGAAACCATCGACGGCAAGATCCCGGCCGAATACGCCGGTCTCGACCGCTTCGAAGCCCGCAAGCAGATCGTGGCCGCGTTCGACGCCGCCGGCCTGCTGGTCAGCGTTGACGATCACGCCCTGAAAGTGCCGAAAGGCGACCGCTCCGGCACCGTCATCGAGCCGTGGCTGACCGACCAGTGGTACGTATCCACCAAACCTTTGGCCGAGCCTGCGATTGCCGCCGTTGAAGACGGCCGTATCCAGTTCGTGCCGAAACAGTACGAAAACATGTACTTCTCGTGGATGCGCGACATCCAGGACTGGTGCATCAGCCGTCAGCTGTGGTGGGGCCACCGGATTCCGGCCTGGTACGACGAGTCGGGCAAGGTCTATGTCGGTCGCGACGAAGCCGAAGTGCGGGCCAAGCACAATCTCGGCCCGGACGTTGCGCTGCAACAGGACAACGACGTTCTCGACACCTGGTTCAGCTCGGGCCTGTGGACGTTCTCCACCCTCGGCTGGCCGGAAAAAACCGAATTCCTGAAGAAATTCCACTCCACCGACGTCCTGGTGACTGGCTTCGACATCATTTTCTTCTGGGTTGCCCGGATGATCATGCTCACCATGCATTTGGTGAAAAACGAAGACGGCACGCCGCAGGTTCCGTTCAAGACCGTGTACGTTCACGGCCTGGTGCGTGACGGCCAGGGCCAGAAGATGTCCAAGTCCAAGGGCAACGTCCTGGACCCGCTGGACATCATCGACGGCATCGAACTCGAAGCCCTGGTGCAGAAACGCACCTCCGGCATGATGCAACCGAAACTGGCGAAGAAGATCGAGAAGCAGACCCGCGACGAGTTCGCCGAAGGCATCGCCAGCTACGGCACCGACGCCCTGCGTTTCACCTTCTGCTCGCTGGCGTCCACCGGTCGTGACATCAAGTTCGACATGGGCCGCGTCGAAGGCTATCGCAACTTCTGCAACAAGATCTGGAACGCGGCGCGCTACGTGCTGGACAAGGGCGAAGACTGTGGCCAGAACGGCGAAGCCTTTGAGCTGTCTCTGGCTGACCGCTGGATCATTTCGCAGCTACAACGCACCGAAGCCGAAGTGACCCGCCAGCTCGACCAGTTCCGTTTCGACCTGGCCGCGCAAGCCTTGTACGAGTTCATCTGGAACCAGTATTGCGACTGGTACCTAGAGCTGTCCAAGCCTGTGCTGTGGGACGAAAACGCACCGATCGAACGCCAGCGCGGTACCCGTCGCACCCTGGTTCGCGTACTGGAAGTCGCCCTGCGCCTGGCGCACCCGTTCATGCCGTTCATCACCGAAGAAATCTGGCAGCGCATCGCGCCGCTGGCGGGCATCGATGGCAAGACGATCATGCTGCAACCTTGGCCGGTGGCCAACGAAACACGCATCGATCAGGCCGCCGAAGATGACATCGAATGGCTCAAAGGCCTGATGCTCGGCACCCGCAACATCCGTGGCGAAATGAACATCGGCCCGGGCAAACCGCTGCCGCTGTTCCTGAAGAACGTCAGCGCCGAGGATCAGCGTCGCCTGACCGAGAACGAAGCTCTGCTGAAGAAACTGGCGCGCCTCGAATCGATCACCGTGCTGGCTGCCGGCGAAGAAGCACCGCTGTCCGCCACCGCGCTGGTCGGCGAGATGGAAGTGCTGGTGCCAATGGCCGGCTTGATCGACAAAGGTGCGGAACTGGCGCGTCTGGACAAGGAAATCCAGCGTCTGCAAGGTGAAGTGCAACGAGTCGGCGGCAAGCTGTCCAACGCCGGTTTCGTTGACAAGGCGCCAGCCGAAGTCATCGAGAAAGAACGCGCCAAACTGGCCGAGGCCGAACAGGCCCTGGGCAAGCTGGCCGAGCAGCATGCGCGGATTGCCAGCCTGTAA
- the rlmF gene encoding 23S rRNA (adenine(1618)-N(6))-methyltransferase RlmF, which yields MTAPRSPKPARKKPAPKTPATAVAPKEKASLHPRNRHQGRYDFPTLIKSAPELKKFVIINPYGKESIDFASPEAVRVFNRALLKSFYGIAHWDIPADYLCPPVPGRADYVHFLADLLASGNDGVIPRGAAVKVLDIGMGANCVYPLIGYSDYRWQFLGSDIDATAIAAAKAIIQSNGLNKAIQVRQQSHPKQILTGLLESTERFDLTMCNPPFHASLDEATRGSTRKWRALGKADPKRKLPVLNFGGQSAELWCEGGEVRFVTQLVSESVQVAQQVLWFSTLVSKASNLPAIQTALKKAGALESQVVEMSQGQKQSRFVAWTFQTKAQQQAWRQARWSKATAE from the coding sequence ATGACCGCCCCCCGCTCCCCCAAGCCTGCGCGCAAAAAGCCTGCCCCGAAGACCCCGGCCACGGCCGTCGCCCCGAAGGAAAAGGCCAGCCTGCATCCGCGCAATCGCCATCAGGGTCGCTACGACTTTCCGACGCTGATCAAAAGCGCCCCGGAACTGAAGAAGTTCGTGATCATCAATCCGTACGGCAAGGAAAGCATCGACTTCGCCAGCCCGGAAGCCGTGCGGGTGTTCAATCGGGCGCTGCTCAAGTCGTTCTATGGCATCGCTCACTGGGACATTCCGGCCGACTACCTGTGCCCGCCGGTGCCAGGCCGTGCAGATTACGTGCACTTCCTCGCCGACCTGCTGGCCAGCGGCAATGACGGTGTGATTCCCCGTGGCGCCGCCGTGAAAGTGCTGGACATCGGCATGGGCGCCAACTGCGTGTATCCGCTGATTGGCTACAGCGACTATCGCTGGCAGTTCCTCGGTTCCGATATCGATGCGACCGCCATCGCCGCGGCGAAGGCCATCATTCAATCCAATGGCTTGAACAAAGCGATCCAGGTACGCCAGCAGAGCCACCCCAAGCAGATCCTCACAGGCCTGCTGGAGAGCACAGAGCGCTTCGACCTGACCATGTGCAACCCGCCATTCCACGCCTCGCTGGACGAGGCCACGCGGGGCAGCACACGCAAATGGCGCGCCCTGGGCAAAGCCGATCCGAAACGCAAGCTGCCGGTGTTGAACTTTGGCGGCCAGTCGGCCGAGTTGTGGTGCGAAGGCGGAGAAGTACGTTTCGTGACCCAATTGGTCAGCGAAAGCGTGCAGGTCGCTCAGCAGGTGCTGTGGTTCAGTACATTGGTGTCAAAGGCGTCGAACCTGCCGGCGATCCAAACCGCCCTGAAAAAGGCCGGCGCCCTGGAAAGTCAGGTAGTGGAAATGTCCCAAGGACAGAAGCAGAGCCGCTTCGTCGCCTGGACCTTCCAGACCAAAGCGCAGCAACAGGCCTGGCGTCAGGCACGATGGTCGAAGGCTACAGCTGAGTAA
- a CDS encoding DUF3757 domain-containing protein — MKLKQLLMCVSLLVSGQALANVTEYCPSPSDIKEFAPGSYKAPTASGEGEWYGVSQTGLGPVSKFEVSIFAPRKEAEGSTVVGEILRCGYMLQNGGDLDMRYKREGTMVSIDTEGPWSEWLTRYYCDSKEARACEFKEIVRAAKR; from the coding sequence ATGAAACTTAAACAGTTGTTGATGTGCGTATCGTTACTAGTGTCCGGCCAGGCTTTGGCAAATGTTACCGAGTACTGCCCAAGCCCATCTGACATCAAGGAGTTTGCACCAGGTTCCTATAAAGCCCCGACAGCAAGTGGAGAGGGGGAATGGTACGGTGTTTCGCAAACCGGGCTTGGGCCGGTAAGTAAATTCGAAGTGTCGATATTCGCACCTCGCAAAGAGGCTGAAGGTAGCACTGTCGTCGGTGAAATCCTGCGTTGTGGTTACATGCTGCAAAATGGGGGGGATCTGGATATGAGGTACAAGCGAGAGGGAACTATGGTAAGTATTGATACCGAAGGGCCATGGTCAGAGTGGCTGACTCGGTATTACTGCGATAGTAAAGAGGCGCGTGCCTGTGAGTTCAAAGAGATTGTTCGTGCAGCAAAACGCTGA
- a CDS encoding HU family DNA-binding protein, which translates to MALTKDQLIADIAEAIDAPKTTARNALDQLGQIVADQLENGGEITLPGIGKLKVTERPARTGRNPSTGAAIEIAAKKVIKLVVAKGLTDAVNK; encoded by the coding sequence ATGGCTCTTACTAAAGACCAACTGATCGCCGACATCGCTGAAGCTATCGACGCGCCGAAAACCACCGCGCGTAACGCTCTGGACCAACTGGGCCAAATCGTTGCCGATCAGCTGGAAAACGGCGGCGAAATCACTCTGCCAGGTATCGGCAAACTGAAAGTGACTGAGCGCCCTGCCCGTACTGGCCGTAACCCTTCGACTGGCGCTGCCATCGAAATCGCTGCCAAGAAAGTGATCAAGCTGGTTGTGGCCAAAGGCCTGACCGACGCTGTTAACAAGTAA
- the yejK gene encoding nucleoid-associated protein YejK, whose protein sequence is MPIRHCIVHLIDKKPDGTPAVLHARDSELAESAAIENMLADLNESYNAKQGKAWGLFHPESGAFPFSGWLKEYLEGGQDFTAFSRVAVEHLQKLMEESNLSVGGHVLFAHYQQGMTDYLAIALLHHSEGVAVTDELDVTPSRHLDLGQLHLAARINVSEWQNNKQSKQYISFIKGKNGKKVSEYFRDFIGCQEGVDGPGETRTLLKAFSDFVESEDLPEDDAREKTKTLVDYASSQAKLGEPMGLEELSGLIDEERPKAFYDHIRNKDYGLSPEIPADKRTLNQFRRFTGRAEGLSISFEAHLLGSKIEYDEEAGTLIIKGLPTSLTDQLKRRN, encoded by the coding sequence ATGCCGATCCGTCATTGCATCGTCCACCTGATCGACAAAAAACCCGACGGCACACCTGCAGTTCTCCACGCCCGTGACTCTGAACTGGCTGAGTCCGCAGCCATCGAGAACATGCTCGCCGACCTCAACGAAAGCTATAACGCCAAACAGGGTAAAGCCTGGGGCCTGTTCCATCCGGAATCCGGCGCGTTCCCGTTCAGCGGCTGGCTGAAGGAGTACCTTGAGGGTGGCCAGGATTTCACCGCGTTCAGCCGCGTGGCGGTCGAGCATCTGCAAAAGCTGATGGAAGAATCGAACCTGTCGGTCGGCGGCCATGTGCTGTTCGCACACTATCAGCAAGGCATGACCGACTACCTGGCCATCGCCCTGCTGCACCACAGTGAAGGCGTGGCCGTCACCGACGAACTGGACGTGACCCCGTCCCGCCACCTCGACCTTGGCCAGTTGCACCTGGCCGCGCGGATCAACGTTTCCGAGTGGCAGAACAACAAACAATCCAAGCAGTACATTTCGTTCATCAAAGGCAAGAACGGCAAAAAGGTTTCGGAGTATTTCCGCGACTTCATTGGCTGTCAGGAAGGCGTCGACGGTCCGGGTGAAACTCGCACACTGCTCAAAGCCTTCAGTGATTTCGTTGAAAGCGAAGACCTGCCGGAAGACGACGCCCGCGAGAAGACCAAGACCCTGGTGGATTACGCCAGCAGCCAAGCCAAGCTCGGTGAGCCGATGGGCCTGGAAGAGTTGTCGGGGCTGATCGACGAAGAACGCCCGAAAGCCTTCTACGATCACATCCGCAACAAGGATTACGGCCTCTCGCCAGAAATCCCGGCCGATAAACGCACCCTGAACCAGTTCCGCCGATTCACTGGCCGCGCCGAAGGTTTGTCGATCAGTTTCGAAGCACACCTGCTGGGCTCGAAGATCGAGTACGACGAAGAAGCCGGCACGTTGATCATCAAGGGCCTGCCCACTTCGCTCACCGATCAGCTGAAGCGTCGCAACTGA
- a CDS encoding glutaredoxin family protein: MLGGVLKKFLLILLVVVAYQNWGKIERVFNPSQVLPAQTQAKANVVLYATEWCGYCKLTRRFLDQKGIAYKEFDIEKDAAAREDYQALGGGGIPIIDVNGTLIRGYDPDAILAALN; this comes from the coding sequence ATGCTCGGCGGCGTACTGAAGAAATTCCTGCTGATCCTGCTGGTGGTCGTGGCCTACCAGAACTGGGGCAAGATCGAGCGGGTGTTCAATCCATCGCAAGTGCTGCCTGCGCAGACCCAGGCCAAGGCCAACGTCGTGCTCTACGCCACCGAATGGTGTGGTTACTGCAAGTTGACCCGGCGCTTCCTCGATCAGAAAGGCATTGCGTACAAGGAATTCGATATCGAGAAGGATGCTGCCGCGCGCGAGGACTATCAGGCCTTGGGCGGTGGAGGCATTCCGATCATCGATGTGAACGGGACGCTGATTCGCGGGTATGACCCGGATGCGATTCTGGCTGCACTGAATTAA
- a CDS encoding glutathione S-transferase family protein — translation MSELILHHYPTSPFAEKARLLLGFKGLSWRSVKISPVMPKPDLTALTGGYRKTPVLQVGADIYCDTALIARRLEQEKALPAFFPEGQEMITASFAAWADSVVFQHAVSLVFQPESIAVRFGNLSPEAINAFLADRAGLFSGGSATKLSTEQAKHQWPTIMSRLELQLQREEGDFLFGEPSIADFALAHCLWFLKATPVTAPLVEAYPAVNAWHERVLGFGHGASSEMSSEEALAMARASTPAALPDEQFVDPNGFKAGQQVVIAATDYGVDPVAGELLFAGREELIVRRKDERGGVVHVHFPRFGFRIEAC, via the coding sequence ATGTCCGAGTTGATTCTGCATCATTACCCGACGTCCCCCTTTGCCGAAAAGGCTCGCCTGCTGCTGGGCTTCAAGGGCTTGTCCTGGCGCTCGGTGAAGATCTCGCCAGTGATGCCCAAACCGGATCTCACGGCGTTGACCGGTGGCTACCGCAAGACACCGGTATTGCAGGTCGGTGCCGATATCTATTGCGACACGGCATTGATTGCCCGGCGACTGGAGCAGGAAAAGGCCTTGCCGGCGTTCTTCCCGGAAGGTCAGGAAATGATCACTGCGTCGTTTGCCGCCTGGGCTGATTCGGTGGTGTTCCAGCATGCGGTGAGCCTGGTGTTCCAGCCAGAATCGATAGCGGTGCGCTTTGGCAATTTGTCGCCGGAAGCGATCAATGCGTTTCTGGCCGACCGTGCCGGTTTGTTCAGTGGTGGTAGCGCGACAAAATTGTCTACCGAACAGGCGAAGCATCAGTGGCCAACGATCATGTCGCGCCTGGAGTTGCAGTTGCAGCGCGAAGAGGGTGATTTCCTGTTCGGTGAACCGTCGATTGCCGACTTTGCCCTGGCTCATTGCCTTTGGTTCCTCAAGGCCACACCGGTGACTGCTCCGCTGGTCGAAGCTTATCCGGCAGTCAATGCGTGGCATGAGCGGGTATTGGGCTTCGGTCATGGTGCATCCAGCGAGATGAGTTCCGAGGAGGCCCTGGCAATGGCGCGCGCGTCCACGCCAGCGGCCTTGCCGGATGAGCAGTTTGTCGATCCCAATGGATTCAAGGCGGGGCAGCAGGTAGTGATCGCCGCCACGGACTATGGCGTTGATCCGGTGGCGGGGGAGTTGTTGTTTGCCGGACGCGAAGAATTGATCGTGCGTCGCAAGGACGAGCGTGGCGGTGTGGTGCATGTGCACTTCCCGCGGTTTGGTTTCCGGATCGAAGCCTGCTGA
- a CDS encoding GIY-YIG nuclease family protein has protein sequence MTTLSESPVDADTPASKTWFVYLVRAANGSLYCGISDDPVRRFAKHQSGKGARFFLSSPAMALVYTERCRDKSDALRQERLIKKLKKSAKECLVASAAPVSSL, from the coding sequence GTGACCACCCTCAGCGAAAGCCCTGTCGACGCCGACACCCCCGCGAGCAAAACCTGGTTCGTCTACCTCGTTCGTGCGGCCAACGGTTCGCTCTATTGTGGGATCAGCGATGATCCCGTGCGTCGCTTCGCCAAGCATCAAAGCGGCAAGGGCGCACGATTCTTTCTTTCCAGTCCTGCCATGGCCCTGGTCTACACCGAACGCTGTCGCGACAAAAGCGATGCGTTGCGTCAGGAGCGGCTGATCAAAAAACTCAAGAAGAGCGCCAAGGAATGCCTGGTGGCGAGTGCCGCCCCTGTCTCATCACTCTGA
- a CDS encoding nuclear transport factor 2 family protein has translation MSEAHDALITRFYQAFQRLDAEAMAACYTDDVVFSDPAFGELRGRDASDMWRMLTTRAKDFSLTFDHVHADERTGGAHWVATYLFSQTGNTVVNDIQARFIFRDGKICEHHDSFDLWTWSRQALGFKGLLLGWTPLVRNAVRGQALKGLKAFQASR, from the coding sequence ATGAGTGAAGCCCATGACGCCTTGATCACCCGTTTCTACCAGGCTTTCCAGCGTCTGGATGCCGAAGCCATGGCTGCCTGCTACACCGATGATGTGGTGTTCAGTGACCCTGCGTTCGGCGAGCTTCGCGGTCGCGATGCCAGTGACATGTGGCGCATGCTGACCACGCGGGCCAAGGACTTTTCCCTGACTTTCGATCATGTTCACGCCGACGAGCGTACTGGTGGTGCCCATTGGGTCGCGACCTATCTGTTCAGCCAGACCGGCAATACCGTGGTCAACGATATCCAGGCGCGTTTCATCTTCCGTGACGGCAAGATTTGCGAACATCACGACAGTTTCGATCTATGGACCTGGTCGCGTCAGGCGTTGGGTTTCAAAGGCCTGCTGCTGGGCTGGACGCCGCTGGTGAGAAACGCCGTTCGCGGGCAGGCATTGAAGGGGCTGAAGGCATTCCAGGCCAGTCGCTGA
- a CDS encoding response regulator transcription factor, producing the protein MRVVIADDHSVVRVGLRILINASRQCVIVGEADSTDSLMKLLSSTPCDLLITDFSMPGGQQADGLKMLSTIQRLYPAMPIILVTMFTSVATARAALAQGVIAIVAKTASAKELPLAINAVQQGRRYLSESLRTLLANTRNQLHESPLSAKEHEVVRMLASGMTVSEIAIHFKRSVSTISKQKNMAMHRLGISTDVDLFSYARDNGMSY; encoded by the coding sequence ATGCGAGTCGTTATTGCTGACGACCATTCCGTCGTTCGAGTCGGGCTGCGCATACTCATCAACGCCAGCAGGCAATGTGTGATCGTCGGCGAGGCTGACAGTACAGACAGCCTGATGAAACTTCTTTCAAGCACGCCCTGCGACCTGCTGATCACTGACTTCTCCATGCCGGGAGGGCAGCAGGCCGATGGCTTGAAAATGTTGAGTACGATTCAACGCCTTTACCCGGCCATGCCGATCATTCTGGTAACGATGTTTACCAGTGTGGCGACGGCAAGGGCTGCGTTGGCTCAAGGGGTGATTGCCATTGTCGCCAAAACTGCATCGGCGAAGGAGTTGCCCCTGGCAATCAATGCGGTGCAGCAAGGGCGCCGCTACCTCAGCGAGTCCCTGCGCACGCTGCTGGCCAACACCCGCAATCAGCTACACGAATCGCCACTGTCGGCCAAGGAGCACGAAGTGGTCCGAATGCTCGCCAGTGGCATGACCGTCAGCGAAATCGCCATTCACTTCAAACGCAGCGTGTCGACCATCAGTAAACAAAAGAACATGGCCATGCACAGGCTGGGTATTTCCACGGATGTTGATCTTTTTTCCTACGCCCGGGACAACGGAATGTCGTACTGA
- a CDS encoding fimbria/pilus chaperone family protein, with translation MMMFSTITRRLLSSGIGTLTLLLTVQAQADGMVPNTSVVIINEADGEASVSVTNTDSTLALMHVTIEDIPEDTEPLAFVTPPLARVEASKTQLVRFILQTETPLRTQRLKRVIFEGIPQGKPAVEAGHARVGVTVRQNLPLILHPKGLAPNRAPWTDLQWSLKDAQLTVRNDTPYVVRLSQEVTLLPSASNVLLPKTYVLPGEHISVPVPAGAATQVRFQPATVYGFTVPHHEAPIKS, from the coding sequence ATGATGATGTTTTCAACAATCACACGTCGACTGCTCAGTTCCGGCATCGGCACACTTACTCTCCTCCTGACCGTGCAGGCCCAGGCCGATGGCATGGTGCCGAATACTTCCGTTGTCATCATCAACGAAGCTGACGGCGAAGCGTCCGTTTCAGTAACCAACACTGATTCCACACTCGCCTTGATGCACGTGACCATCGAAGACATCCCCGAGGACACCGAGCCCCTGGCATTTGTCACGCCACCGCTGGCGCGTGTCGAAGCGTCGAAAACGCAATTGGTTCGGTTCATTCTTCAAACGGAAACCCCCTTGCGCACCCAGCGTCTGAAACGGGTGATCTTCGAAGGCATTCCCCAAGGCAAACCTGCAGTCGAAGCCGGGCATGCCCGTGTGGGTGTGACAGTGCGCCAGAATCTGCCGCTGATCCTACATCCCAAAGGCCTGGCGCCTAATCGCGCGCCCTGGACCGACCTGCAATGGTCGCTGAAGGACGCGCAACTGACCGTGCGCAACGACACGCCCTACGTGGTACGTCTGAGCCAGGAAGTGACATTGCTACCTTCTGCCAGCAATGTCCTGCTGCCTAAAACCTATGTATTGCCCGGTGAGCACATCAGTGTTCCGGTGCCAGCAGGTGCCGCCACGCAAGTGCGTTTTCAACCGGCCACCGTCTACGGCTTCACCGTGCCTCACCATGAGGCGCCCATCAAATCCTGA